One region of Solea senegalensis isolate Sse05_10M linkage group LG14, IFAPA_SoseM_1, whole genome shotgun sequence genomic DNA includes:
- the bcl6aa gene encoding BCL6A transcription repressor a isoform X1 gives MPHSFQQKKAQQMLLLCQGVNGMRKDGDSALWNHHKQSFQELDKMACAADSCIQFTRHASDVLLNLNRLRSRDILTDVTILVNRQQFRAHKTVLMACSGLFYTIFTDSHKCNLSAISLDPKVDPEGFAILLEFMYTSRLTLKESLIMSIMNTAIYLQMDHVVDTCHRFIKTSDPSAKLSRDEFLVSPLVLPQDVHMYRPHDVVDSLHSRVAPFRDGRPYSSNMFNGVSTPSNYHLYGQFPMPGFPFPLCKLTDAKNAFADLSKSAMHHKHCSPHDGANAIRSEYTRPVGTTIIHSTTYASREVGRDSEIRRESHEGMSQSNSLGTRKRTFPALNLEHQKDLSREHVPQVEEDLIHQQYPLGISSAGRKSLMSSPQSPLKSDCQPNSPTESSSSKNAALSQTAGVQVSQGTQDPKARNWKKYKFIVLNQSAKEDEVGLRDSGLRSPQRLGLQPYLHPSDSENLDPQTTSKSNVHSEDLPAPQASRLNNIINSALEGTLRNSDSRPPHYLSRLTCSSCGSQSPQHSEVCPNSSRSRLTEDMAELHSEYSDSSCENGTFFCNECDSKFAEDEALKQHMLQVHSDKPYKCDRCQAAFRYKGNLASHKTVHTGEKPYRCNICGAQFNRPANLKTHTRIHSGEKPYKCETCGARFVQVAHLRAHVLIHTGEKPYPCEICGTRFRHLQTLKSHLRIHTGEKPYHCEKCNLHFRHKSQLRLHLRQKHGAITNTKIQYRMSTADMSTPADLTKAC, from the exons cacagCAAATGCTGCTCCTGTGCCAAGGAGTGAATGGGATGAGAAAAGACGGGGACTCCGCTCTTTGGAATCACCACAAACAAAGTTTCCAGG AACTTGACAAAATGGCTTGCGCAGCAGACAGCTGCATACAGTTCACACGCCATGCGAGTGATGTTCTCCTCAACCTGAACCGTCTGCGCAGCAGAGACATTCTCACAGATGTCACCATTCTGGTGAACAGGCAGCAGTTTCGTGCGCACAAGACCGTGCTCATGGCTTGCAG TGGGTTGTTCTACACCATCTTTACTGACTCCCACAAGTGCAACCTCAGCGCCATCAGTCTTGACCCAAAGGTTGACCCGGAGGGCTTTGCCATCCTGCTGGAGTTCATGTACACCTCACGTCTCACGCTAAAGGAAAGTCTGATCATGTCTATCATGAACACAGCCATCTACTTGCAGATGGACCATGTCGTGGACACCTGCCACAGATTCATCAAAACCAG TGATCCATCTGCCAAGCTGTCCAGAGATGAGTTTTTGGTCAGTCCCTTGGTTTTACCTCAGGATGTGCACATGTACCGGCCCCATGACGTTGTCGACAGTTTGCACAGCCGCGTAGCGCCATTTAGAGACGGGAGGCCCTACAGTTCAAACATGTTCAATGGGGTCAGCACCCCCAGCAACTACCATCTGTATGGGCAGTTTCCTATGCCTGGATTCCCTTTCCCTCTCTGCAAGCTGACTGATGCCAAAAACGCTTTTGCAGACCTCTCTAAGAGTGCCATGCACCACAAGCATTGTTCTCCACATGACGGCGCCAACGCCATCAGGTCAGAATACACCAGGCCCGTTGGTACCACCATCATTCACTCCACCACCTACGCCTCCAGGGAGGTAGGGAGAGACAGTGAGATACGGAGGGAAAGCCACGAGGGGATGAGCCAGTCTAACTCTCTCGGCACAAGAAAGCGTACGTTTCCTGCGCTAAACCTCGAGCACCAGAAAGACTTGAGCAGAGAGCACGTTCCTCAGGTGGAGGAGGACCTGATCCATCAGCAATACCCACTGGGGATCTCCTCCGCTGGACGCAAGAGCCTCATGAGCAGCCCTCAGAGTCCGCTCAAATCAGACTGCCAGCCCAACTCGCCGACCGagtccagcagcagcaagaaCGCCGCTCTTTCCCAAACCGCGGGAGTGCAAGTGTCACAAGGTACGCAGGACCCTAAAGCTCGCAACTGGAAAAAGTACAAGTTCATTGTGCTGAATCAGAGCGCAAAGGAAGACGAGGTGGGGCTGCGAGACTCTGGGCTTCGCTCGCCCCAGCGCCTCGGCCTGCAACCCTACCTCCATCCCAGCGACTCGGAGAACCTCGACCCACAAACCACGAGCAAGAGCAACGTTCACAGCGAGGATCTGCCTGCGCCTCAGGCGAGTCGTCTCAACAATATCATCAacag TGCACTCgagggaacactgaggaacaGTGACAGCCGCCCTCCTCACTACCTGAGCCGCCTCACCTGCTCATCCTGCGGCTCCCAGTCCCCACAGCACTCAGAGGTTTGTCCCAACTCCTCCAGGTCCCGTCTCACTGAAGACATGGCAGAACTGCACTCAGAATACTCAGACTCCAGTTGTG AAAACGGCACTTTCTTCTGTAATGAATGTGACTCAAAGTTTGCCGAAGACGAGGCGCTGAAACAGCACATGCTGCAAGTGCACAGTGACAAGCCATACAAGTGTGACCGCTGCCAGGCGGCTTTCCGCTACAAGGGCAACCTTGCCAGCCACAAGACTGTCCACACAG gaGAGAAGCCGTATCGCTGTAATATTTGTGGTGCTCAGTTTAACCGACCAGCTAACCTCAAGACTCACACTCGCATCCACTCAGGAGAGAAGCCATACAAATGTGAGACGTGTGGAGCCCGCTTTGTACAG GTTGCTCATCTTCGTGCCCATGTGTTGATCCACACGGGTGAGAAGCCATATCCGTGTGAGATCTGTGGAACGCGCTTCCGTCACCTGCAGACGTTGAAGAGCCACCTGCGCatccacacaggagagaaaccctACCAT TGTGAGAAATGCAACCTGCACTTCCGCCACAAGAGTCAGCTCCGGCTGCATCTTCGACAGAAGCACGGCGCCATCACCAACACAAAGATCCAGTACCGCATGTCGACGGCGGACATGTCGACGCCCGCTGACCTGACAAAGGCGTGCTGA
- the bcl6aa gene encoding BCL6A transcription repressor a isoform X2, which produces MQEVSRKALPELDKMACAADSCIQFTRHASDVLLNLNRLRSRDILTDVTILVNRQQFRAHKTVLMACSGLFYTIFTDSHKCNLSAISLDPKVDPEGFAILLEFMYTSRLTLKESLIMSIMNTAIYLQMDHVVDTCHRFIKTSDPSAKLSRDEFLVSPLVLPQDVHMYRPHDVVDSLHSRVAPFRDGRPYSSNMFNGVSTPSNYHLYGQFPMPGFPFPLCKLTDAKNAFADLSKSAMHHKHCSPHDGANAIRSEYTRPVGTTIIHSTTYASREVGRDSEIRRESHEGMSQSNSLGTRKRTFPALNLEHQKDLSREHVPQVEEDLIHQQYPLGISSAGRKSLMSSPQSPLKSDCQPNSPTESSSSKNAALSQTAGVQVSQGTQDPKARNWKKYKFIVLNQSAKEDEVGLRDSGLRSPQRLGLQPYLHPSDSENLDPQTTSKSNVHSEDLPAPQASRLNNIINSALEGTLRNSDSRPPHYLSRLTCSSCGSQSPQHSEVCPNSSRSRLTEDMAELHSEYSDSSCENGTFFCNECDSKFAEDEALKQHMLQVHSDKPYKCDRCQAAFRYKGNLASHKTVHTGEKPYRCNICGAQFNRPANLKTHTRIHSGEKPYKCETCGARFVQVAHLRAHVLIHTGEKPYPCEICGTRFRHLQTLKSHLRIHTGEKPYHCEKCNLHFRHKSQLRLHLRQKHGAITNTKIQYRMSTADMSTPADLTKAC; this is translated from the exons ATGCAAGAAGTTTCTAGGAAAGCGCTACCAg AACTTGACAAAATGGCTTGCGCAGCAGACAGCTGCATACAGTTCACACGCCATGCGAGTGATGTTCTCCTCAACCTGAACCGTCTGCGCAGCAGAGACATTCTCACAGATGTCACCATTCTGGTGAACAGGCAGCAGTTTCGTGCGCACAAGACCGTGCTCATGGCTTGCAG TGGGTTGTTCTACACCATCTTTACTGACTCCCACAAGTGCAACCTCAGCGCCATCAGTCTTGACCCAAAGGTTGACCCGGAGGGCTTTGCCATCCTGCTGGAGTTCATGTACACCTCACGTCTCACGCTAAAGGAAAGTCTGATCATGTCTATCATGAACACAGCCATCTACTTGCAGATGGACCATGTCGTGGACACCTGCCACAGATTCATCAAAACCAG TGATCCATCTGCCAAGCTGTCCAGAGATGAGTTTTTGGTCAGTCCCTTGGTTTTACCTCAGGATGTGCACATGTACCGGCCCCATGACGTTGTCGACAGTTTGCACAGCCGCGTAGCGCCATTTAGAGACGGGAGGCCCTACAGTTCAAACATGTTCAATGGGGTCAGCACCCCCAGCAACTACCATCTGTATGGGCAGTTTCCTATGCCTGGATTCCCTTTCCCTCTCTGCAAGCTGACTGATGCCAAAAACGCTTTTGCAGACCTCTCTAAGAGTGCCATGCACCACAAGCATTGTTCTCCACATGACGGCGCCAACGCCATCAGGTCAGAATACACCAGGCCCGTTGGTACCACCATCATTCACTCCACCACCTACGCCTCCAGGGAGGTAGGGAGAGACAGTGAGATACGGAGGGAAAGCCACGAGGGGATGAGCCAGTCTAACTCTCTCGGCACAAGAAAGCGTACGTTTCCTGCGCTAAACCTCGAGCACCAGAAAGACTTGAGCAGAGAGCACGTTCCTCAGGTGGAGGAGGACCTGATCCATCAGCAATACCCACTGGGGATCTCCTCCGCTGGACGCAAGAGCCTCATGAGCAGCCCTCAGAGTCCGCTCAAATCAGACTGCCAGCCCAACTCGCCGACCGagtccagcagcagcaagaaCGCCGCTCTTTCCCAAACCGCGGGAGTGCAAGTGTCACAAGGTACGCAGGACCCTAAAGCTCGCAACTGGAAAAAGTACAAGTTCATTGTGCTGAATCAGAGCGCAAAGGAAGACGAGGTGGGGCTGCGAGACTCTGGGCTTCGCTCGCCCCAGCGCCTCGGCCTGCAACCCTACCTCCATCCCAGCGACTCGGAGAACCTCGACCCACAAACCACGAGCAAGAGCAACGTTCACAGCGAGGATCTGCCTGCGCCTCAGGCGAGTCGTCTCAACAATATCATCAacag TGCACTCgagggaacactgaggaacaGTGACAGCCGCCCTCCTCACTACCTGAGCCGCCTCACCTGCTCATCCTGCGGCTCCCAGTCCCCACAGCACTCAGAGGTTTGTCCCAACTCCTCCAGGTCCCGTCTCACTGAAGACATGGCAGAACTGCACTCAGAATACTCAGACTCCAGTTGTG AAAACGGCACTTTCTTCTGTAATGAATGTGACTCAAAGTTTGCCGAAGACGAGGCGCTGAAACAGCACATGCTGCAAGTGCACAGTGACAAGCCATACAAGTGTGACCGCTGCCAGGCGGCTTTCCGCTACAAGGGCAACCTTGCCAGCCACAAGACTGTCCACACAG gaGAGAAGCCGTATCGCTGTAATATTTGTGGTGCTCAGTTTAACCGACCAGCTAACCTCAAGACTCACACTCGCATCCACTCAGGAGAGAAGCCATACAAATGTGAGACGTGTGGAGCCCGCTTTGTACAG GTTGCTCATCTTCGTGCCCATGTGTTGATCCACACGGGTGAGAAGCCATATCCGTGTGAGATCTGTGGAACGCGCTTCCGTCACCTGCAGACGTTGAAGAGCCACCTGCGCatccacacaggagagaaaccctACCAT TGTGAGAAATGCAACCTGCACTTCCGCCACAAGAGTCAGCTCCGGCTGCATCTTCGACAGAAGCACGGCGCCATCACCAACACAAAGATCCAGTACCGCATGTCGACGGCGGACATGTCGACGCCCGCTGACCTGACAAAGGCGTGCTGA